AGACCTTTATCATTGAAAACTCCATCAAAGAAGAGAGCATAGATATTTCTGAAATCTTCTCCTTTGGAGCAAGTTCTAAAGGGGAGGAGAGAGGAGTCGGTCTCTATACCGTTATGAAAATTGTGGAAAGTCATCCCAATACCAGTCTAAATACCACCTGTCAAGATCAAGTCTTTCGTCAGGTGCTTACTATGATACATACAGAATGATGAAAAAATAAGACCGAGAGTGCTTTCTCTTGGTCTTGTTTTTTTATAGTTGTATTGGTTGATGAAGTCCTTGTGTGATGTGAAGAGGATATATACGAATGTTATATAAAAGTTCTTCCCACAATCCTCCACCTGTAATTTGGTTGAGTTCGGTAGTTGTTAGTTCTTGAAATGAAGTTAGGTT
This window of the Streptococcus sp. 116-D4 genome carries:
- the blpC gene encoding quorum-sensing system pheromone BlpC produces the protein MDKNQNLTSFQELTTTELNQITGGGLWEELLYNIRIYPLHITQGLHQPIQL